The Nothobranchius furzeri strain GRZ-AD chromosome 8, NfurGRZ-RIMD1, whole genome shotgun sequence sequence atgttttgtcctcatAGGTCTGAGCATCCATAATCATGGATGGGATGAAGACGTACTTCTTTGGGCTCATCTTTGTCGTGGTGGTTTCAGGTAAGCATCTCAAACTCAGCGGTAAATTGGTCCTTTCATCCTGACACTTTCTCTAACACAATGACCCAACCGTCTCTGCCAGTCACACCTGGACTGTCCACACCGACCATCTGGCCAAACCAGGACGAGTTGTTCCTGCAGCCCAGTTCTCCCATCAACATCAGCTGCACTGGGGACAGAGACGTGGCTTGGCTCGAACCCCTCCCTGAAGATGCTGTTGTTATTTCAGAGGGTTTCTCTTCAACTCTCTTGATTCCCAAAGCAACTGTTGAGCACACCCGTTTTTATGAGTGCACATACGTAAACCAGATTGACATAGAAGAAGAGCATGAGGAAATGGCGTACATCTACATCTTTGTCCAAGGTGCGTACACATATCAAATGAACTGTGCAGACCTCTCAGTAAAAGGATAAAAGTTAAAATATAAGAGCAAGACTATTGCAAAGAGAACCTCTTCCCATTCcagatctaaattaaacattttatAGCATTTAAAACTAAATTATTAACATCACAAAAAATGCTAAATATTcacagaaatgaaaaaaaaattacatatttttaaaaatgcaGATTTTTACTTCTAAATTATTCCAAAAATGTTAAATGGTTTGATACAAACCACCTTCCCTCTCTACATGCAGATCCCCACATCCCCTTTGTCCCAGAGACACCGGAAAACCTCATCATTCCCCATGACTCTTTTCGGGTGATCATCCCCTGCCGTGCATCCCACCCGACTGCTTCTGTCATCCTGAGGAGCGTCCCAGCCAGAGAGAAGATCAGCAACTCCTACGACTACAAAACGGGTTTCATCGACAACCTCCCTCCTGGGCAGTACCAGTGTGAGACCACTGTGAACGGCCAGACGTTCGCGAGTGACGTCTACACTGTAAAAACCGAGGGTAGGCTCATAATAAATCAGGTCAAATGTTACAGTTTGGGTTCTTGTTAGATGATGGCGCTGGTATCTCCTCTGTGGTGGTCTCTGTAGAACTTGAGAAGGTTGAGGACTTTGAGGTGGAAGTGAAAGCCAGTGAAGAGACGTTAAGGGCTGGCCAGCCTCTCAACATCACCTGCATCGCTCCGTCTGGATCAGGCTTCCAGCAGCAGTGGGTTCACTCGAAAAAACAGGTGGGAGGCCATGATCTTTCTTCTGCCCGTTTCCTTTTTCTCTGCCGGTGCTTAACATAGTTAGTACCCTTTTGGGTGTTTAGCTAAAAAACGGTTGTCTTAAGGAGGATGTCATCCAGTCAGCTGGCTGCAGCAGGTAACCCCACATCAAAGCCAGGGATGCTGAGGCTCATGACAACTAGCTCAAGGGAAGGCAACAGTTCAAACGGTggtgaaaaacattaaaaaacgaAGGTGACTGGGAGACATGCAGGTGCACCTGAGCATCTAAAGCTTTTAAAGTGTTGGTTTCAAGGGTAGTTCTTCCTGTAGTTTTCTCAGACCACTGCAGCCCATTGCTGTGCTTTTTTCCTGCCAGGGATTCCTTTAAGACCTTTTCCAGAGTTAGGAAAGCAGGAAAGCAGGAAAGCTGGACACCTAACTCCTGGTTTTGgtctcagctgcttttaaaggactCTGTGATCCTGATTTCTCTCCTGTGGctcctgtgtgtgttttagtcgTTAGCATTCAGCCTTACCTGTAAAGCAGAAAATCGCTGAGCAGCCAGATttaaatatcacaatattttaattgtctatttttaaacattaAATCTTAGCTAATGAAAGCTCGTGTTATCATTTGTTTTTCTTGTAGGCTGTAAATGCAAATCAGATGAAGCAGACAGCCCCTGACTGGGTGATCTACAGCCTCAGCATCCCACGAGCCGCCGCTCAGGACAGCGGCGTGTACGAGTGCTCGGTCACACACACGGTCAGTGGAAGAACCAGAGTCAGCAGAGTGGCTGTGACTGTTTTTGGTAAGTCTCTCTGTCAGAAATGCTTTTCTGAAACCTTTAACTGCTTTCCATCAAGACAGTATTAGGCTGCTGCGTAGAGTGATGACTTACAGTTACATCATCATTCAGGTGCATTAGTGCAGTCACACGTGTGCACACGCTGGAAATAAGTTCCTTCCATCCAGCCACAACGCTGGAATTCTGCTTTTCACATCAGCCGCTGGGTTTTAAGAGATGACCTCAACAGATGTGTGTCGGGCCTCCTTTTCCCCTCGGCACTCGCCATCACCCCACCTCGTTCTCCTCCTCTCAGACCCCTCTCTTCCCTCTCCTCGACGAGTCGGTTTCTTGATGTCAGTAATGATCTGATTAGTGTCCTCGTTTTCTTTTTACCCAGAAGAGAACTCCTTTTTGGCTCTGGACCACAGCGGGATCCTCACGACGGAGTTTGTCAGCATTTTGGAGGAGACACAGTTCACCATCCTGATTAATGCCTATCCAGCCCCTTCAGTGTCATGGCTGAAAGATGGCACGGCGCTGTCAGAGAACTACTACATCTCCTCTAATTTAAGCCGCATTGAAGGGAACCGGTGAGCGAATGATAACTTTTATTTGTTTAAAGTAAACAGGAAGCTAAGACTCTGTTAACAGAAAATGAAAATGTTATAGTTGTGAAGGTGTTTTGTATCTGGTCTCCACTCTAAGCTAGCTGATGTATTCATCATTTTTATTTTCCTCTCACAGGTATGAGAGCACTCTGACCTTCCGGCACCCTCTGGAGAAAAACAGCGGGAATTACACGATCAGAGCTTGGAGCGACTCTCACACAGCCCAGTTCTCCTTCCTCCTCAAAGTGAGAGGTGAGATGAGTACATACAAGTCTTTGTGGTTTAGGATTTATGACTTATGTTTGAACCCTCAATGTTTTGTCTTTTTCAGCTTCAGCTGGATTGATGATCTTACCATCCTCAGCCCCGGTGCTGCTGCCAAATGTGGATGAGATGGTAGCGCCCCTTCACACCGCTTTTGTCTTGACGTGTCGCGGGGCAGCACATCTGGAGTGGGAGATACCGCACACTGTTCTGGAGCAGACGCAGCAGGACAGCAGCGGCCTGTATGTGACCTCCATCACCGTGGAAAAAGCAACGGCCATGCACACCGGCTACTACATCTGCTTCTACACAAACGCCACACACCACACAGAGGAGAGCAGCATCTACGTCTACGTTCCAGGTGAGGAAATGAACAAGTACTTGAGTAGTCATTTGCCATATTTCTGGTTTGGGTGACTCATTATGCTCCATCACAGATCCTGATGCCCCCTTTGTGCCATCACCTTGGCCTTTCATGAATCCCGTCCTGTCCGACCACGAGGAGATGGAGATTCCCTGCAGAGTGTCTGACCCAACAGCACACGTGACACTGCTGAACGTTGACACCCAGCAGCCTGTGCCTTGTGTTTATGACAGTAAAAGAGGGGCTTTGGGGATATTTACTGCTGGAACCTACGTCTGCAAGGCCCTCATTAAAGGAAAGGAGCACTACAGTGAGGAGTACATCGTTCACGGCTTGATAGGTGTGTGCTCCAGGGTTTCTATGATTGTTTTATAAAATATCTTTGAAAGATTTGGTTCCATGGGCCACTGACTACAAAGTCATCCTTAAAAATGTCATTACTTGAACCAAAATAAgattaagttaaagtcccattagtcaccatcacacactggtgaaattacatctccacatctgacccaaccctgtggggagcggtgaccTGCGgaagtggctgcgctcaggaaatatttggtggtttaagcccCCAGTCCAACgtcttaaatggtaaatggcctgtatcttatgtagcaccttctagagtcctggaccccccccccccccccccccccatggtgctttacaacacaatcagttgttcacacacacattcacaccctggtggtgatgagctacattgtagccacagctgccctggggcacaccgacaGAGGTGAGTCcgctgtacacaggcgccaccggtccctccgaccaccaccagcagacaaggtgggttaagtgtcttgcccaatgacacaacagcagcgacagTCTGAGCGgagttcgaacctgcaaccttacaattacggggtgagcacttaactcagcGTTGCCCCTTAAAGCTGAGGGTCAAGTGTGGAGGTATTGGGTCTCATTtttgaagtctttggtatgacccagccAGATTTGAACCCTCATCTCCCagccccagggcagacactcaaaTCGCCAGGCCACTGAGCAGCTAGGAAATCTAGCTGTTGAATGTTAGAGTGCATTGCTTTACGGCTGACACCCCAAACAAGCATGCATTTAACTGATATTGCTGATTCTGTCTCAGGCACATTGCACGTTGAACTGTCAGCCAAAAAGACAGCTCTGATGGTTGGGGACACCATCGTTGTCAACTGTCTGGCTCGAGGACCTGAGATGTTAGAAGACCACTGGAAGTACCCAGGCAAGCTGGTGAGGATGCAAGTCACTCTTTAGGGCTTTGTTTGTAAAATAGTGTCGATCTCAAAGTGCTTCATGTACCGATTGTGTTCGACAGGCTAATCGCGGCAGCAAAACCGTTAAAGAgaacaggaaggctcaggagatcCTGTACACTCTGACAATCCCACAAGCTTCAACCAAAGACAGCGGCGTCTACTCCTGTTCGCTCACTGATATAGTCTCTACTAAGAGCCAGACGAAGGAAGTCAACATCCAAGTGTTTGGTATGAATCGCTTGTTTCTTTACTCAAAACGTAATGTTGTATTTTTTCTTTAACTGATGATAAATAATTGCTGACTTTTCCTTTCCAACAGCCAGTGAGGTCATGTCCATCCAGCCAGAGTTTAGGGAGTACGAATCTGCAGAGCTAGACGAGGTGCGGGAGTTCAAGGTGAAGATCGACTCTTTTCCAGAAGCTCGTATCACTTGGTTGAAAGACGGTAGCCCTCTCAGCAATGTGACAGCGGAGATCTCCACCAACCTGAGGCAGATCAGTGAGATCAGGTGAGTCTTCGTCAGCGGCAGCAGGTGTCGGGGTAACATTCCCATGCTTCATCAGCCCTGCTAATGAGGGTTTGGTGCTCCTGTTAGTTCTGACTGGGTGGTTGAAGCACCTTCTGTGTTGTACAGCTACATCAGTGCTCTCACTCTGATCCGGGCCAAGGAGGACGACAGTGGGAACTACACCATGCGGGTGCAGAACGGAAACCAAAGTCAAGAAGCTAGCTTCATCCTCGAGGTTAAAGGTCAGGACAAAGACCAGTTAAAGTATGTTTTCTATGCGTCCACACACTTTGTTCACATTCTGTCTGCACTCTGATGTTGCAGTGCCTGCAGTGATCGTAGATCTGATGGACCTCCACCACGGTTCAGCCACAGGCCAGTCTGTGGTTTGCATTACCAGAGGGCAGCCCACTCCTGTGGTGGAGTGGTTCATCTGCAAGAACATCAAACAGTAAGATCCGTCCTCCCCCCCGGTATTCATTCTCCAAAACATACAAGAATGCTTGAATAGATCTGGTTtgatgttgtgtgtccctttttctgtttttctggTTCAGTTGTGCCAATGACACATCGTCCTGGGTGCCTCTCCTCTCCAATGCCACTGAAATCACGATGGAGTCGCACTTGGATGAAGAGAGCAACCTGGAGAGCCAGGTCATGTTTGGTCATCTGGAAAGCACGCTGGCAGTCCGTTGCCTAGCAAGAAATGAAATGGCTGCTGTCAGCAGGGAAGTCAAGCTGGTGTCCAACGGTGAGAAGACACAGAAATCACATTCTCCCGGGGAAACTCTTCTTTCCATTTTTCTCAGCTTTAAACTCAGATTTACGATGGATTCTTCTAGTTTTCTCTAAAACCACAATGGGTCATGTAGCAAACCTTGTTAAGGCTCATCAGAGCTGCAGCTGTGAGATGATAGCAGGCTCAGAGTGACGCATAATTCAGGGAAGCTCTTTAGTCCATTTGGTCTTTGCAGATGAgccaacacccccaccccaattaCCCTCTTCCTGTCCTCTCTGGTCTCCTGGCCTGTCCCTCGTCTCCATCTTATGTTTCCAGCACACCTTTGGGAGGCTAGTTATCCATAAACCGTTGGGATGAAGCTGTTTTCTAAACACGCCCGTTCTTATGTAACACAAACGGATCCCTTCCAGCTTCCATGTGGTTAACGTATTCTGTATCCACAAACAGGCCCTCACCCTGAGCTGACGGTAGCTGCTGCCGTGCTGGTGCTCCTGGTCATTGTCATCATCTCACTCATTGTCTTGGTTGTTATCTGGAAACAGGTACTGTTGGGACCATCTGGCACTTTCACCCAATCACTCATTTCCTCAGTTGCAGCATTCATGCCGAGCCTGGGTTTCATGTTTTTGCTGCTTTAGTCCTAACCCTAAGTATGAGCCATGACGCGTTTCTGTCTTTGCTGCTGtttaaaacacaaacatgaaAGCAAACGTAAATTCATtcattctccgtcttccagaaaccaCGGTATGAGATTCGCTGGAGGGTCATAGAGTCTGTGAGCCCGGACGGCCATGAGTACATCTATGTGGATCCCATGCAGCTTCCCTACGACTCCAGATGGGAGTTCCCCCGTGACAGACTCGTGCTCGGTGAGCTTCATATCTGTTCAAACTCCTTCTGCTGTAGAATCTCCTGCAGTGACGGTCCACCCGGTACATCTAACGATGCCTTAAAGAAAGTCTCTGATAAGACAAGGTAGACTTAGGTATTAGAGTTCTGGTGACTGGGTTTGGTTTGACTCAGTGATCAAGGGAAGCACTAGGTCAAACCTGGTGACCCAAAGGTCTacaatcactgcagacgctgtaaCATCAATGACCAGACGGGGTATAAATGCAGACATTATGTATGTTGTTTGATTCTGAAAGAATGACCTTGTTCTTTGTTCTGGTTCTCAGGTCGGATTCTGGGTTCTGGAGCTTTTGGGAAGGTGGTTGAAGGCACCGCCTATGGACTTAGCCGCTCCCAGCCAGTTATGAAGGTGGCAGTGAAAATGCTGAAGCGTGAGTTTAACAGACAATGCTGCTGGGCTGTGCTGATATTTTTCATTGATAAATTCATAACAGAATGTATTGAATTCGAAGATTTTAAAACTATAAACCAAATCATATCGAGAGATGTCACCAAAGCAATCAGAACAGAAACGCTTTGCAGCATTTCCGATGAGCTGGATGGAGAAGTAACAACTGCAGGAATCATTTAATTCATGTTTCCCTTTTCTGTAGATTACACACTTAATGAAAAGTTCAGTCACAACATTTATGTAGACAAAGACAGATTTTGTGGCAGTGGCGCTTTGGGTGCACCTGTTTGTAAGGTGTGACTTTTAAACGTCTGTCAGTTACATTAATTAGGATTGTGCTGGTTCCCCACTCTGAGTCACGTAGAGCAACAGATCACAGGGACAGTCTGGACTCAGGAGTGTGTTGACTTGTTGCTGCTTGATTGAGCGCCCCGATAGTCATGGCTGCCATCCCCCCCTCCAGCCACAGCTCGCTCCAGTGAGAAGCAGGCTCTGATGTCTGAACTGAAGATCATGACTCATCTCGGACCTCATCTGAATATCGTTAACCTCCTGGGAGCGTGCACCAAGTcaggtgaaacacacacacacacacacacacacacacacacacacacacacacccaaaaccTGCAGATGTAAACAATCATGCTCATTTTCTTGAATGTATGTTGCATGAAAACCATGTGGAGTAGCTGCTGTTGTCACTGTGATATCATTTAGTCACCgctttacagacacacacacacacacacacacacacacacgcacgcacgcacgcacacacacacgcacacacacacacacacacgcacacacgcacacacgcacgcacacacgcacacgcgcacacgcacacacgcacacacgcacacacgcacacacacacacacacacacacacacacacacacacacacacgcacacacgcacacacgcacacacacacacacacacacacacacacacacacgcacgcacgcacgcacacacacacacgcacacacacacacacacacacacacgcacacacgcacacacgcacacacgcacagacacacacatgcacatgcacgcgcacacgcacgcgcgcgcgcacacacacacacacacacgcacacacacacacacacgcacacacacacacacacacacacacacacacacacacgcacgcgcacgcgtacacacacgcacacgcacacacacacgcacacacacacacacacacacacacgcgtgcgcgcacacacacacacacacgcacatacacacacatacacacacacacacacacacagacacacgcactttctctctcacacacacacacacacacacacatgtgcacacacacgcacacacacacacacacacacacgcacacacacacacacacacacacacacacacacaaacacacacacacacacacacacacacacacacacacgtacagctCCTGGCTGGTGTGCTGTTTTAAGAGTCTTTTTGTGGGAGAGTCAAGGCTCGCCCTCCTCGCTGTGCTTTTAGCTTTTACGAGCCTCTGATAAGATTAGCCTGCAGACTGACGCCGATGCATGACTTTATCTGCTGTGCTGTTCCCAGGCCCTATCTACATTATCACTGAGTACTGCTTCTATGGAGACCTGGTCAACTACCTTCACAAGAACAGGGAGAACTTCCTGAGCCTGAGCCCGGAGAAAAACAAGAAGGAACTGGATATATTTGGAATTAACCCTGCAGATGAGAACAGCAGGAGGTACAACGCCAACttaaatatttctgttttttatcatgtaaaggtttttttatttgaacGTAAACGTGTTTTGGTGTGATATCTGAGACACAAATGACTGAGGAATGTACACACCGCTCCTAATTGGTAACTCAATCACCATTTTCTCCTCGGATGAGGGTATCGTCTGGCATCTTCTCCTAATCTAAATGAAACATGAAGTGGTCTCAGCTTTCAGCCAAATATGATTATCAGAGGGTGTACCTGTTAATTGCGTCTGCCCAGAATCATTCACAGTGTCCTCTCCCCTGCTCGAGGCTTGTCTTTGTGTTGATGGATGACTCACAGCACCTCAAAAATGACCAAAACTCAATTTGATCCTGAGCACCGTGTTAGCCTCGACCACATACAGCATACAGCTCAGTCAGATACGGTCAGTGGTTGCAACGGCACCATCACTAACTCGTTTCTCTTGTCTTCGCTCTTAGCTATGTGATCCTGTCCTTTGAGGGTAAAGCAGACTATATGGACATGAAGCAAGTGGACAACACTCAGTATGTTCCCATGCTGGAGATAAGTAGCACCTCCAAGTACTCCGACATCCGGAGGTCCAACTATGACCATCCTCCCCCTCAGAAAGGTTCAAACGGTACGTGCTACTGCACCCTCTCCTCCATCCTGTTTGAGTCATTGTTGGTTGAGGGGTACACCCTTGTCAGGATTTAGGACTGGAAGTGGCCTGTAATTACACGGCAAAGATAATTGTAGTACACACATAATAATGCCAGGTTTCTCTCCACCATTAAAAGCCAGGTCTGTGTTGAGTGCTATATTTAACAGCACGTGTTGGACGTAAACCCTGGAAAATCTGCATGCGTGTTTTCCAAACCAGAAGCTGAGATGGACAACCTGCTGTCGGATGACATGAACGAAGGCCTCTCAACAACCGACCTGCTCAGCTTTACCTACCAGGTGGCCAAAGGAATGGAGTTTCTTGCTTCCAAAAATGTACGTTTAgattcagtttgtttgtttgttttacacatttgtgcaAAGTGACACTTGTTTGCCTGCGGAGGTGCTAATGGTAGGTTGTGAATTTTGTTCTGAGCTGTTGGTAATGCCCGCTGTGCCAGGGTGGAGGTGATGGGAGGGGTTTGGAGAGACTGAGGAAATCAGTGGTTGTATGATAAGCAGCCCTGTGTAGGTTTGCTGCAGCCACTCAGAGGAGAGGCCAGACCCTGAATATAGCTGTCAAAGCTGGAATTACCAGCCAGGGACTCGCTGCAGCCAGAAACCATCCATCCAGCCTCATAGCTATTATCCTTAAATATCCAGTGGCCACAGCTAGCCTTCCAACTGGCAAGTTTATACAGAGATTATGCTTCATAAAGCAAAATGAAATGGCATTAAAACGAGATCTTggctgaactgaaacacagaaatAGTCGGTTGCTGTGGCTGCCAAGTGTGTGGGGTTGAAAACAAACGACAGCATTCTTCTAATCAGCTTTCAGTTCTTACATATGTTTAATTATCTCTTTATAAACAGTGTGTACATCGAGACCTAGCGGCCAGAAATGTCCTCCTCTCTCAGGGCAAGATAGTTAAAATCTGTGACTTTGGACTGGCCAGAGACATCATGCATGACAACAACTACGTCTCCAAAGGAAgcgtaagttcacactcagactgTGGTTAAATCTTTAATCATTCTGTGGTTTTAATTATTTAAAGCGTAATAGAGGAAATAATCATTAGAAAATGATTTCATTACGTAACATTTATTAATTGATATAACAAAGTGGCACTTGCTGTACTTGGATCGTCCATCAGATGGAGCTGTTTAGCGTTTGACTTTTTGTGGAACATACTAATCCTGTTAAATACTTTATTTGGCACATTTGGATTAATAGGGTTGTTATGCTTGTCACTAAATATGTAAGTATATAATAATAAAAAGGAATTTTTTATTTCAATGTAGACATTTTTGCCAGTGAAGTGGATGGCTCCGGAAAGTATTTTTGACAACCTCTACACAACTCTGAGTGACGTTTGGTCATATGGCATCCTCCTCTGGGAGATATTCTCTTTAGGTAAGTCTTTGACATCCCATCTAATGAAACCAAACTATTAatgcattttaatttatttttttcatttgactGGGCTGATTTAAGCTTCTTAAAGAAAAAAA is a genomic window containing:
- the pdgfra gene encoding platelet-derived growth factor receptor alpha, yielding MDGMKTYFFGLIFVVVVSVTPGLSTPTIWPNQDELFLQPSSPINISCTGDRDVAWLEPLPEDAVVISEGFSSTLLIPKATVEHTRFYECTYVNQIDIEEEHEEMAYIYIFVQDPHIPFVPETPENLIIPHDSFRVIIPCRASHPTASVILRSVPAREKISNSYDYKTGFIDNLPPGQYQCETTVNGQTFASDVYTVKTEELEKVEDFEVEVKASEETLRAGQPLNITCIAPSGSGFQQQWVHSKKQAVNANQMKQTAPDWVIYSLSIPRAAAQDSGVYECSVTHTVSGRTRVSRVAVTVFEENSFLALDHSGILTTEFVSILEETQFTILINAYPAPSVSWLKDGTALSENYYISSNLSRIEGNRYESTLTFRHPLEKNSGNYTIRAWSDSHTAQFSFLLKVRASAGLMILPSSAPVLLPNVDEMVAPLHTAFVLTCRGAAHLEWEIPHTVLEQTQQDSSGLYVTSITVEKATAMHTGYYICFYTNATHHTEESSIYVYVPDPDAPFVPSPWPFMNPVLSDHEEMEIPCRVSDPTAHVTLLNVDTQQPVPCVYDSKRGALGIFTAGTYVCKALIKGKEHYSEEYIVHGLIGTLHVELSAKKTALMVGDTIVVNCLARGPEMLEDHWKYPGKLANRGSKTVKENRKAQEILYTLTIPQASTKDSGVYSCSLTDIVSTKSQTKEVNIQVFASEVMSIQPEFREYESAELDEVREFKVKIDSFPEARITWLKDGSPLSNVTAEISTNLRQISEISYISALTLIRAKEDDSGNYTMRVQNGNQSQEASFILEVKVPAVIVDLMDLHHGSATGQSVVCITRGQPTPVVEWFICKNIKHCANDTSSWVPLLSNATEITMESHLDEESNLESQVMFGHLESTLAVRCLARNEMAAVSREVKLVSNGPHPELTVAAAVLVLLVIVIISLIVLVVIWKQKPRYEIRWRVIESVSPDGHEYIYVDPMQLPYDSRWEFPRDRLVLGRILGSGAFGKVVEGTAYGLSRSQPVMKVAVKMLKPTARSSEKQALMSELKIMTHLGPHLNIVNLLGACTKSGPIYIITEYCFYGDLVNYLHKNRENFLSLSPEKNKKELDIFGINPADENSRSYVILSFEGKADYMDMKQVDNTQYVPMLEISSTSKYSDIRRSNYDHPPPQKGSNEAEMDNLLSDDMNEGLSTTDLLSFTYQVAKGMEFLASKNCVHRDLAARNVLLSQGKIVKICDFGLARDIMHDNNYVSKGSTFLPVKWMAPESIFDNLYTTLSDVWSYGILLWEIFSLGGTPYPGMVVDSSFYNKIKSGYRMSKPEHAPDDVYEMMMKCWNSEPDKRPSFMGLSESVASLLPSSYKKHYEKVNHDFLKSDHPAVTRVCVETDADYVDIPYKNQGKLKDRESGFDEQRLSSDSGYIIPLPDLDPVSDEEYGKRNRHSSQTSEESAIETGSSSSTYAKREGETLEDITLLDEMCLDCSDLVEDSFL